The proteins below come from a single Pseudodesulfovibrio sp. JC047 genomic window:
- a CDS encoding EAL domain-containing protein, which translates to MSEIVDVLVVDDERINLKLVEGILKGHDLNLVMVSSGSQALECLSEYDFAVALLDVMMPGMDGFELAEQLRSTESFYHIPIIFITAISKDQRHVFRGYELGAVDYLFKPVEPEVLRSKINIFADLHRKKRYLEETTSRLEATVEALEASRMALEKSEQRYRLVADYNYDWECWIGPEGDIRYISPSCERISGYAPELFADDPELLERIVHPDDRVRWLNFMTDSAVGGEANLDFRIYDANVKVRWLSLIKHAIRTEEGTDLGIRISMRDVTSRKRMEEQLKHSALHDMLTGLPNRVLFLDRLGRAADRSVEGNDFYAVLFINLDRFQAVNDHYGHTVGDTLMVSIGEKLLGLVRPLDTVARFGGDEFGILIHEMDSIDAVASMIQTIHDSFKQAIVIDGVKFNVSASVGYDIASGAYVELEELVHNAQVAMNKAKESGKNRFVAYHKSMREGVINILALENELKRALTAREFEAYYQPIVNLADGRLYGFEALVRWNHPERGLVNPGEFIPVAEETGIIVDLGKQVLEQACTAMNAWRQQYRIAAELNIAVNISAKQFNESSLAVDVAQILERSGLPPECLKLEITETVVMLDAMKSVNQLNLLKKLGILLSIDDFGTGYSSMNYLQKFPTDQLKVDLSFVQRMESAPENIEIIRAIVNMAHSLRLRVVAEGIETERQRDLLYSLQCDYGQGYLYSKPLCQADAENFIKNSE; encoded by the coding sequence ATGAGTGAAATTGTTGATGTACTGGTCGTGGACGACGAACGAATCAATCTCAAGTTGGTTGAGGGTATACTCAAGGGTCATGACCTGAATTTGGTCATGGTCTCTTCTGGTTCCCAAGCGCTTGAATGTCTTTCTGAATACGATTTTGCCGTGGCTTTGCTCGATGTGATGATGCCGGGCATGGATGGTTTTGAATTGGCCGAACAGCTTCGCAGCACCGAATCCTTTTATCATATTCCCATTATCTTCATTACGGCGATCAGCAAGGATCAGCGACATGTCTTTCGTGGATATGAACTTGGTGCCGTTGATTATTTGTTCAAGCCCGTGGAGCCAGAAGTTCTTCGCAGCAAGATCAACATTTTCGCTGATCTGCATCGGAAAAAACGGTACCTTGAGGAAACCACTTCACGCCTGGAGGCCACTGTCGAGGCGTTAGAAGCCTCCAGAATGGCATTGGAAAAATCGGAACAACGGTATCGTCTTGTCGCGGATTACAATTACGACTGGGAGTGTTGGATAGGGCCGGAAGGGGATATCCGGTATATTTCTCCGTCGTGTGAACGTATCAGTGGGTATGCTCCAGAATTGTTTGCGGATGATCCCGAATTGCTTGAACGCATCGTTCATCCTGATGATCGTGTCCGGTGGCTCAACTTTATGACGGATTCGGCTGTTGGTGGTGAAGCCAACCTGGACTTCAGGATATATGATGCCAACGTCAAGGTGCGCTGGTTGAGTCTTATCAAACACGCCATACGGACCGAAGAAGGGACTGATCTCGGAATCCGTATCAGTATGCGGGATGTGACCAGTCGAAAACGGATGGAAGAGCAACTCAAACACAGTGCGCTCCATGACATGTTGACTGGATTGCCCAATCGGGTGTTGTTTCTGGATCGACTCGGGCGTGCTGCTGATCGATCTGTCGAAGGAAATGATTTCTATGCTGTTTTATTTATTAATTTGGATAGATTTCAAGCGGTCAATGATCATTACGGGCATACGGTGGGCGATACACTGATGGTCTCCATTGGTGAAAAATTGCTCGGACTTGTCCGTCCTCTTGATACGGTTGCCCGATTTGGTGGAGATGAATTTGGCATATTGATTCATGAGATGGATTCGATTGACGCTGTCGCGTCCATGATTCAGACAATTCATGATTCTTTTAAACAGGCTATTGTCATTGATGGTGTCAAATTCAATGTGTCCGCCAGTGTGGGCTACGATATCGCGTCGGGGGCATATGTGGAGTTGGAAGAGCTTGTACACAATGCACAGGTCGCCATGAACAAGGCCAAGGAAAGTGGCAAGAATCGATTCGTGGCGTACCACAAGAGTATGCGCGAAGGGGTGATTAATATCCTGGCCCTTGAGAATGAACTGAAGCGTGCGCTCACGGCCCGAGAGTTTGAAGCGTACTATCAGCCAATTGTGAATTTGGCCGATGGTCGTCTGTATGGATTTGAAGCGCTTGTCCGATGGAATCATCCGGAACGGGGATTGGTCAATCCGGGAGAGTTTATTCCGGTTGCCGAGGAAACAGGCATTATCGTTGATCTTGGAAAGCAGGTACTTGAGCAGGCATGTACGGCCATGAATGCGTGGCGGCAGCAGTACCGTATTGCCGCCGAATTGAACATTGCCGTGAATATATCGGCCAAACAATTCAATGAGTCGTCTCTTGCCGTTGATGTGGCACAGATTCTGGAACGCTCCGGTTTGCCGCCGGAGTGCCTGAAGCTGGAAATCACGGAAACCGTTGTCATGCTGGATGCCATGAAGTCGGTCAATCAACTCAATCTTTTGAAAAAACTCGGAATATTATTGTCCATTGATGATTTTGGGACTGGCTATTCGTCCATGAACTATTTACAGAAGTTTCCGACAGATCAATTGAAGGTGGATTTGAGTTTTGTCCAGCGGATGGAATCAGCACCGGAAAATATCGAGATTATTCGTGCGATCGTCAATATGGCGCATAGTTTGCGTCTTCGTGTTGTGGCCGAGGGCATTGAAACTGAAAGGCAAAGAGACTTGCTTTATTCATTGCAATGCGATTACGGTCAGGGATATTTGTATTCGAAGCCGCTTTGCCAAGCGGATGCCGAAAATTTTATCAAAAATTCTGAATAA
- the cysK gene encoding cysteine synthase A, whose amino-acid sequence MKIARDMTELVGNTPLVRLNRLTDGLKASVLAKLEFNNPCASIKDRIAKNMIEAALENGTISMDTTLVEPTSGNTGVGLAFVCAVKGMRLVLTMPESMSIERRKLLRGFGAELVLTPASKGMQGAIDRAHELVQETDNAFMLQQFENADNPAMHRCTTATEIWEDTDGTVDIFVAGVGTGGTITGVGEMLKQKKPSVKAVAVEPQTSSVLSGGTPGPHMIQGIGAGFIPSILNTTVIDEIIQIDNDTALETAKQLIMQEGILCGISSGANCAAAIELAKRPENEGKTIVFIVCDTGERYLSTPLFE is encoded by the coding sequence ATGAAAATCGCCCGGGACATGACAGAACTTGTTGGCAACACACCGCTGGTTCGGCTCAACCGCCTTACAGACGGATTGAAAGCATCAGTCCTCGCCAAACTTGAATTCAACAATCCTTGTGCGTCGATCAAAGATCGTATTGCCAAGAACATGATTGAAGCCGCCCTTGAAAATGGCACGATCTCCATGGACACCACACTCGTCGAACCAACCAGTGGCAACACCGGTGTCGGCCTTGCCTTTGTCTGCGCAGTCAAAGGGATGCGGCTGGTCCTGACCATGCCCGAAAGCATGAGTATCGAACGCCGAAAACTCCTCCGGGGGTTCGGAGCGGAACTTGTTCTGACACCAGCCAGCAAGGGAATGCAGGGCGCAATAGACCGTGCCCATGAACTGGTTCAGGAAACAGACAACGCCTTCATGCTGCAACAGTTTGAGAACGCGGACAATCCGGCCATGCATAGATGCACAACGGCAACGGAAATATGGGAAGATACTGACGGCACTGTCGATATTTTCGTTGCAGGCGTCGGAACCGGCGGAACAATCACCGGCGTCGGAGAAATGCTCAAGCAAAAAAAACCATCCGTCAAGGCCGTCGCGGTTGAACCGCAAACTTCCTCGGTTCTTTCGGGAGGCACACCCGGTCCGCATATGATTCAGGGAATCGGAGCAGGATTCATTCCAAGTATCCTGAACACGACGGTCATTGACGAAATCATTCAAATCGACAACGACACCGCACTGGAAACAGCCAAACAACTCATCATGCAGGAAGGCATACTGTGCGGAATTTCATCTGGAGCAAACTGCGCTGCGGCCATTGAGTTGGCAAAACGCCCTGAAAACGAAGGAAAAACCATTGTTTTCATTGTGTGTGACACTGGCGAACGATACCTCAGCACACCGCTTTTCGAATAG
- a CDS encoding DUF493 family protein, with amino-acid sequence MTKREQFKQALDGHHEWPCPYIHKFIVPADNFEQFKTLFSKEKLETKQSKTGKYISITMVSTMCSADHVMDVYEKAAEVPGLISL; translated from the coding sequence ATGACAAAAAGAGAACAATTCAAACAAGCGCTGGACGGGCACCATGAATGGCCCTGTCCATATATCCATAAATTCATCGTTCCAGCAGACAACTTCGAACAATTCAAGACGTTATTTTCTAAAGAAAAGCTGGAAACAAAGCAATCCAAGACCGGCAAATATATCAGCATCACCATGGTCTCCACCATGTGTTCAGCCGACCATGTCATGGATGTATACGAAAAAGCAGCCGAGGTGCCTGGACTTATCTCTCTGTGA
- the nifS gene encoding cysteine desulfurase NifS — translation MKTIYLDNNATTQVDPAVFDAIKPYFTELYGNPSSMHRFGGQVGVEIKKARAAVASLLNCLPEEILFTSCGSESDNTAIRSALTAFPEKRHIITTAVEHPAVLSFCKFLEKKDGYEVTYLGTDEHGRLDMEEYKAAIRPDTAIVSIMWANNETGNIYPIKEMAQIAKDHDVLFHTDAVQAVGKVPIDLKDVPVDMLALSGHKLHAPKGVGALYVRKRTPFRPFLIGGHQEGSRRAGTENTTGIIALGTACELAQKNMNEENTRVRALRDKLENGLLSAVPNSILNGDKENRLPNTANISFGYVEGEAILLMIDQVGIAASSGSACTSGSLEPSHVLRAMDVPFTFAHGSIRFSLSRFNTEEEIDFVLETLPPIIKNLRKLSPFSPEKQGLGL, via the coding sequence ATGAAGACCATCTATCTCGACAACAACGCCACCACGCAGGTTGACCCGGCTGTTTTCGACGCCATCAAACCGTATTTTACCGAACTGTACGGCAACCCTTCCTCCATGCATCGCTTCGGAGGCCAGGTAGGAGTGGAGATCAAAAAAGCTCGGGCCGCAGTCGCCAGCTTGCTCAACTGCCTGCCTGAAGAAATCCTGTTCACATCCTGTGGATCGGAATCCGACAACACGGCCATCCGATCCGCCCTGACCGCCTTTCCCGAAAAACGACACATCATCACCACTGCCGTTGAGCATCCGGCTGTCCTGAGTTTCTGTAAATTCCTGGAGAAAAAGGACGGATACGAAGTCACTTATCTGGGCACGGACGAACATGGAAGACTGGATATGGAGGAATACAAAGCCGCCATTCGCCCGGATACAGCCATTGTGTCCATCATGTGGGCCAACAATGAAACAGGCAATATCTACCCAATCAAGGAAATGGCGCAAATCGCCAAAGACCATGACGTGCTTTTTCATACCGATGCGGTCCAGGCTGTGGGGAAAGTCCCTATCGACTTGAAAGACGTTCCGGTGGACATGCTGGCGTTGTCCGGCCACAAATTGCATGCGCCCAAAGGGGTTGGAGCCTTGTATGTCCGCAAAAGGACCCCCTTCCGCCCATTCCTCATCGGAGGCCATCAGGAAGGAAGCCGCCGAGCCGGAACGGAAAACACCACGGGTATCATCGCTCTTGGCACGGCCTGTGAGTTGGCACAAAAAAATATGAATGAAGAAAATACCCGGGTCCGTGCTTTGCGTGACAAGTTGGAAAACGGCTTGCTTTCGGCTGTACCCAATTCGATCCTCAATGGCGACAAGGAAAATCGATTGCCCAACACGGCGAACATTTCCTTTGGCTATGTGGAAGGCGAGGCCATCCTTCTGATGATCGATCAGGTTGGCATTGCCGCCAGCTCCGGGTCAGCCTGTACTTCAGGAAGCCTGGAACCATCGCATGTTCTTCGAGCCATGGACGTCCCTTTCACGTTTGCCCACGGCTCCATCCGTTTCAGCCTGAGCCGATTCAACACGGAAGAAGAAATCGACTTCGTGCTCGAGACACTACCACCCATCATCAAGAACTTACGAAAACTTTCGCCTTTCTCCCCAGAGAAACAAGGGCTTGGTTTATAA
- the nifU gene encoding Fe-S cluster assembly protein NifU, which yields MWEYTDKVKDHFLNPRNVGILEDADGVGEVGSLACGDALTLYIKVHDNIITDAKFQTFGCASAIASSSALTELLIGKPVEEAEKLTNKDIAEYLGGLPREKMHCSVMGQEALEQAFKNMRGEAPPQAEHSHEGELICECFGIFDEEILRAIKENNLQTVEDITNFTKAGGGCGKCIEDLEKLLAQAKGESVCETPSSEPAFPAQGMTNIQRMHLIESVIDNDVRPPLQADGGDIKLVDIDGNEVVVQFLGMCSGCPSSQATLHNLVATKLNEKVDPDLIVREV from the coding sequence ATGTGGGAATATACAGACAAGGTAAAAGACCATTTTCTCAACCCTCGCAACGTCGGCATATTGGAAGACGCTGACGGTGTGGGAGAAGTCGGTTCTCTGGCCTGCGGAGATGCCCTGACACTCTATATTAAAGTTCATGACAATATTATCACGGATGCAAAATTTCAGACTTTCGGCTGTGCCAGTGCCATTGCCTCCAGTTCGGCTCTCACAGAGCTTCTGATCGGCAAACCTGTTGAAGAAGCCGAAAAACTGACCAACAAGGATATCGCCGAATACCTCGGCGGATTGCCCAGAGAAAAAATGCACTGTTCCGTCATGGGGCAGGAAGCGCTCGAACAGGCATTCAAAAACATGCGTGGAGAAGCACCACCGCAGGCTGAACACTCACACGAAGGCGAGCTGATCTGCGAATGTTTCGGCATATTCGACGAAGAAATATTACGGGCCATCAAAGAAAACAACCTTCAGACGGTCGAAGACATCACAAACTTCACCAAGGCTGGCGGCGGATGCGGCAAGTGTATCGAAGACCTGGAAAAACTCCTGGCACAGGCCAAAGGAGAATCCGTCTGTGAAACGCCCTCCTCTGAACCGGCCTTCCCGGCACAGGGCATGACGAACATCCAACGAATGCACCTTATCGAGTCTGTCATTGACAACGATGTTCGTCCGCCTCTGCAAGCCGACGGTGGCGACATCAAACTGGTGGACATCGACGGAAACGAGGTCGTGGTCCAATTTCTCGGTATGTGTTCCGGTTGTCCATCCAGCCAGGCAACACTCCACAATCTGGTGGCAACCAAGCTCAACGAAAAAGTCGATCCCGATTTGATTGTGCGGGAGGTATAA
- the epsC gene encoding serine O-acetyltransferase EpsC, whose translation MEIPSYSLADVVALLVESGSDGSASHRYTEDAPMPSVEVLSQIVEDLRSVLFPGYYGPSEITPDTMPYYIGSTLDQLVRTLADQINRGYCFVCDSTEKHTCADCEIRAKKTAQEFITKLPSIRKALLTDVAAAYDGDPAAKTHGETIFCYPSIRALTNHRIAHELYLLGVDIIPRIIGEMAHSNTGIDIHPGATIGKSFFIDHGTGTVIGETTVIGDNVRIYQGVTLGAKSFPKGEDERLIKGLPRHPIVEDDVIVYAGSTILGRVTIGAGAVIGGNIWITRDVPPGSQIVQSRATQQSFENGGGI comes from the coding sequence ATGGAAATACCATCATATTCTCTCGCTGATGTTGTTGCCCTGCTTGTCGAATCCGGCAGCGATGGGTCTGCATCACATCGATACACGGAAGACGCGCCAATGCCGTCTGTCGAGGTGCTGTCCCAAATTGTCGAGGACCTTCGCTCCGTGCTCTTTCCCGGATACTACGGCCCGTCCGAAATCACACCTGACACTATGCCGTACTACATCGGTTCGACACTCGATCAACTTGTCCGAACGTTGGCCGACCAAATCAACCGAGGCTACTGTTTTGTGTGTGATTCAACCGAAAAACACACATGTGCCGATTGCGAAATCCGGGCAAAAAAAACAGCCCAGGAATTCATCACCAAACTCCCCTCTATTAGAAAAGCCCTTCTGACTGATGTGGCAGCAGCCTATGATGGAGACCCGGCAGCCAAAACGCACGGAGAAACCATCTTCTGCTATCCGTCTATCCGGGCCTTGACAAACCATCGGATTGCCCATGAACTATACCTTTTAGGTGTGGATATAATCCCTCGAATTATTGGAGAAATGGCACATTCGAACACTGGCATCGACATTCACCCCGGAGCGACCATCGGCAAAAGCTTTTTCATCGATCATGGCACAGGCACGGTAATCGGCGAAACAACGGTGATCGGCGACAATGTCCGCATTTATCAGGGAGTCACTCTCGGTGCAAAAAGTTTTCCCAAAGGGGAAGATGAACGGCTCATCAAAGGACTTCCTCGACATCCCATTGTTGAAGACGACGTGATTGTCTACGCTGGCTCCACCATCCTCGGACGGGTAACTATCGGGGCAGGCGCGGTCATTGGCGGAAACATCTGGATTACACGCGATGTCCCGCCAGGCTCACAGATCGTCCAATCCAGAGCCACCCAACAATCCTTTGAAAACGGTGGCGGCATCTGA